GAAGCACAAAAAAAGGGTGGCATTTGTGCTATCGTAGATGCTGAACACGCATTTGATAGCAGTTATGCCAAAAAATTAGGTGTGGACGTCGACAATCTTTTAATATCTCAACCAGACTATGGTGAGCAAGCGCTTGAGATTGCTGACAGACTTATTCTATCCGGCGCATTAGATGTCATTGTTATCGATTCCGTAGCAGCTTTAGTTCCCAAAGGTGAATTAGAAGGTGAAATGGGTGATAGTAAAATGGGCTTACAAGCCCGATTGATGAGTCAAGCTTTGCGTAAACTGACTGCTACGATTAGCAAAACAAATACGATTTGCATCTTTATTAATCAGCTTCGTGAGAAAATTGGCGTTATGTTCGGCAATCCGGAAACCACTACGGGTGGTAATGCCTTAAAATTCTATGCTTCGGTTCGTTTGGATATTCGCCGTGCGGCGCAAATAAAAGATGGTGATATTTCTATTGGCAATCGGGTGAAAGTGAAAGTGGTAAAAAACAAAGTTGCTCCTCCCTTCCGCACTACTGAATTTGATATAATGTTTGGAAAAGGCATTAGCAAAGTGGGAGAGATAATAGATATGGGCGTTGAACTTGGCATTGTAAACAAAAGCGGAAGTTGGTTTAGTTACGAGGGGAGTAAATTAGGTCAAGGCCGTGATTCCGTAAAACAGTTATTGATAGATAATCCGGAAATGGCTAATGAGATTGAAGCAAAAATTAGAGCAAAACTGAGCGAGCAATTAGCAGAAACAACTGCGACACCCATTTTAGAGGACGCAGATGAAGCGGAAGTTGAAGAAGAAGCTCCGAAGAAATCTTCTAAAAAATAATTTCTTTTTAGTGTGTTAGTAAGTATAAAAAATGGCGCGAAATTTCGCGCCATTTTTTATATAGATATAAATACTTCAATCTAATCTAAAATCTTTCCAATCGAGAAAAGAAAAAATTCCCCTCTATAGCAGCGTTTTCATCACTATCACTACCATGTACAGCATTTTCGCCAATTGAGGCAGCGAAATTTTTACGTATAGTTCCTTCAGCAGCTTCAGCCGGATTGGTAGCACCAATCAATGTTCTGAAATCCGCAACAGCATTTTCTTTTTCTAAAATAGCAGCAACAATCGGCCCACTACTCATAAAATCAACTAACTCGCCATAAAATGGGCGTTCTTTATGCACCTCGTAAAATGCTCCGGCCTGTTCCTTGGTTAATTTTGTCCATTTCATCGCTTTAATACTAAAGCCCCCTTTAATTATCTGATCTAAAATAGCTCCGGTATACCCTTTTGAGGTAGCATCCGGTTTGATCATGGTAAATGTTGTATTACTCATATAATTTTTTAATTGTGCGCAAAATTAATATTTTAATTGCAAATACAAAATTACGCGCTTAGTAATATCGTTAAAGGACAAATAAGATTATAGTCAGGATTCTTCAAATGATAGCCCGTTGGCCTCTTCCAAATCACCAAATTAAATTACTTTTGCTGCCTATGAGACCAATCAAAGAATTTTTTCCATTATTATCGAATGTTCAGAAAGTAGTTATCACCATGCATCAGAAACCCGATGGAGATGCAATGGGATCGACCCTTGGATTGTTTCATTTTTTAAAACAATTGGGTCATGACGTAAAAGTAATTTCTCCCACAAACTGGGCGGATTTTTTAAAATGGATGCCTGGTGCCGATGAAGTTTTAGATTATGAAAAAGATAAAATCTCAGCTGATAAGCTTATTGAAGAAGCAGGATGGATATTTTGCCTAGACTTCAACGTGCTGCATCGCACAAAGACAATGGAGACATCTTTACTTAACGCCCGGTGTACGAAAATATTAATTGATCACCATGAGCAGCCTCAAACCGAAGTTTTTAATTTTGGTGTCAGCAATACAAATAAAAGCTCCACCTGTGAAATGGTGTACGATTTTATTATAGATTCAGGCAATACAGACAAAATAAATTTAGCAATTGCAACATGCTTATATACCGGATTAATGACGGATACCGGCTCCTTTCGCTTTCCTAGTACAACCGCATCCGTTCATAGGGCTGTAGCATTCTTTAAAGATTTAGGATTAAATCATTCGATAATACACGAAAACATCTACGATTGTAATACCGAAAGCAGGATAAGATTTTTAGGTAATAGTTTAACGAATCGCATAGAAGTCTTTTATGAATTTAATACAGCCTTAATGGTCATTCCAAAATCAGATTTAATAAAATTTAAGGTAAAAACCGGTGAAACTGAGGGTCTTGTAAACTATATGCTCTCCATAATAGGCATAAAATTCGCTGCTATCGCAATCGACAGAGACGAAGAAAGAAAATGGAG
The Arachidicoccus soli DNA segment above includes these coding regions:
- the recA gene encoding recombinase RecA, whose product is MSNVNVEKLKALKLTIDKIDKDFGRGSVMMMNEKPNQVIEAISTGSVGLDTALGIGGLPRGRVIEIYGPESSGKTTLAIHVIAEAQKKGGICAIVDAEHAFDSSYAKKLGVDVDNLLISQPDYGEQALEIADRLILSGALDVIVIDSVAALVPKGELEGEMGDSKMGLQARLMSQALRKLTATISKTNTICIFINQLREKIGVMFGNPETTTGGNALKFYASVRLDIRRAAQIKDGDISIGNRVKVKVVKNKVAPPFRTTEFDIMFGKGISKVGEIIDMGVELGIVNKSGSWFSYEGSKLGQGRDSVKQLLIDNPEMANEIEAKIRAKLSEQLAETTATPILEDADEAEVEEEAPKKSSKK
- a CDS encoding nucleoside-diphosphate kinase, translating into MSNTTFTMIKPDATSKGYTGAILDQIIKGGFSIKAMKWTKLTKEQAGAFYEVHKERPFYGELVDFMSSGPIVAAILEKENAVADFRTLIGATNPAEAAEGTIRKNFAASIGENAVHGSDSDENAAIEGNFFFSRLERF
- a CDS encoding DHH family phosphoesterase translates to MRPIKEFFPLLSNVQKVVITMHQKPDGDAMGSTLGLFHFLKQLGHDVKVISPTNWADFLKWMPGADEVLDYEKDKISADKLIEEAGWIFCLDFNVLHRTKTMETSLLNARCTKILIDHHEQPQTEVFNFGVSNTNKSSTCEMVYDFIIDSGNTDKINLAIATCLYTGLMTDTGSFRFPSTTASVHRAVAFFKDLGLNHSIIHENIYDCNTESRIRFLGNSLTNRIEVFYEFNTALMVIPKSDLIKFKVKTGETEGLVNYMLSIIGIKFAAIAIDRDEERKWSFRSKGDFDVNIFARKHFNGGGHKNAAGGNTKDSLQETTEKFKAILLDYERALN